A single window of Melospiza georgiana isolate bMelGeo1 chromosome 6, bMelGeo1.pri, whole genome shotgun sequence DNA harbors:
- the NEMF gene encoding ribosome quality control complex subunit NEMF isoform X4 — MKSRFSTVDIRAVLAELRQSLLGMRVNNVYDVDNKTYLIRLQKPECKATLLLESGIRIHLTEFEWPKNVMPSSFAMKCRKHLRTRRLVSVRQLGVDRIVDLQFGSEQAAYHLILELYDRGNVVLTDHEYLILNILRFRTDGADDVRFAVRERYPVESAKAAVPLPTLDRLTEIISSAPKGEQLKRVLNPLLPYGATLIEHCLIEAGFSGAVKIDQQLENKENLEKVLSALEKAEEYMALTDNFSGKGYVIQKKEKKPSLEPDKPAEDIYTYEEFHPFLFSQHSKCPYLEFDSFNKATDEFYSKLEGQKIDLKALQQEKQALKKLENVRRDHEHRLEALQQAQEADKLKGELIEMNLEVVDRAIQVVRSALANQIDWSEIGAIVKEAQAQGDPVALAIKELKLQTNHITMLLRNPYVLSEEEEEEDDADIEKEETEEPKGKKKKNKTKQLKKPQKNKPLLIDVDLNLSAYANAKKYYDHKRHAAKKTQKTVEAAEKAFKSAEKKTKQTLREVQTVTTIQKARKVYWFEKFLWFISSENYLVIAGRDQQQNELIVKRYLRPGDIYVHADLHGATSCVIKNPSGEPIPPRTLTEAGTMALCYSAAWDARVVTSAWWVSHSQVSKTAPTGEYLTTGSFMIRGKKNFLPPSYLMMGFSFLFKVDESCVWRHREERKVKAQEEELDTVSSSASELVAEDVELLDGGDSSEEEKAEAETAPEGEEAPEDVEALEDVEATAESSQGEQGGGNTPAAEAGSEEEDGDSEEEHPEPQREVKEEEVNYPDTTIDLSHLQPQRSLQKIIPREEEPSLGDSRAQGRRHLSAKERREMKKKKQQNNPENLELSEEKQKEAETETQPVAAPNCPKAAPAPQPIKRGQKSKMKKMKEKYRDQDEEDRELIMKLLGSAGSNREDKGKKGKKGKTKEEAAKKQQQKPKAQRRAAGGGKESLPAGIVLHEAQEAGLDELQEDKEEQEQEQPGLEESEALLDSLTGQPHPEDILLFAVPVCAPYTAMTNYKYKVKLTPGTQKKGKAAKIALHNFMQSREASAREKDLFRSVKDTDLSRNIPGKVKVSAPHLQNMKRK; from the exons ATGAAGTCCCGCTTCAGCACCGTCGACATCCGCGCGGTGCTCGCCGAGCTGCGGCAGAG CTTGTTGGGCATGAGAGTGAACAACGTCTATGATGTGGATAACAAGACCTATCTCATCCGCCTGCAAAA GCCAGAGTGCAAGGCCACGCTGCTGCTGGAGTCGGGGATCCGCATCCACCTGACGGAGTTTGAGTGGCCCAAGAACGTGATGCCCTCCAGCTTTGCCATGAAG TGCCGGAAGCACCTGAGGACGCGGCGCCTGGTGAGCGTGCGGCAGCTGGGCGTGGATCGCATCGTGGACCTGCAGTTCGGCAGCGAGCAGGCTGCCTACCACCTCATCCTGGAGCTCTATGACAGG GGCAATGTTGTCCTCACTGACCACGAGTACCTGATCCTCAACATCCTGAGGTTCCGCACCGACGGCGCCGACGACGTGCGGTTTGCGGTGAGGGAGCGCTACCCGGTGGAGAGCGCCAAGGCTGCCgtgcccctgcccaccctggacAG GTTAACTGAAATCATATCCAGTGCACCCAAAGGGGAGCAGCTGAAGAGGGTCCTCAACCCCCTCCTTC cttaTGGGGCCACTCTCATCGAGCACTGCCTTATAGAAGCTGGATTTTCTGGAGCTGTCAAAATAGATCAACAGCTGGAAAATAAAG AAAACCTTGAAAAGGTTCTTTCAGCTCTAGAGAAAGCAGAAGAATACATGGCCCTCACTGACAACTTCAGTGGAAAG ggTTATGTTAtccagaaaaaggagaaaaagccaaGCCTGGAACCAGACAAACCAGCAGAAGATATCTACAC ATATGAGGAATTTCATCCTTTCTTGTTTTCTCAACATTCAAAATGTCCCTACTTGGAATTTGACTCATTCAATAAG GCCACAGATGAGTTCTACTCCAAGCTGGAGGGGCAGAAGATTGATCTGAAGGCCTTGCAGCAG gaaaaacaagcatTGAAGAAACTTGAAAATGTCCGTAGGGACCACGAGCACAGACTGGAAGCTCTCCAGCAGGCTCAG GAAGCTGATAAGCTGAAGGGGGAGCTGATAGAGATGAACCTGGAGGTGGTGGACAGGGCCATCCAGGTGGTGCGCAGCGCCCTGGCCAACCAGATCGACTGGAGCGAGATCGGCGCCATCGTCAAGGAGGCCCAGGCCCAGGGCGACCCCGTGGCCTTGGCAATCAAAGAGTTAAAGCTGCAGACAAACCACATCACCATGCTGCTGAG GAACCCCTATGTGTTAtctgaagaggaagaggaggaggatgatgcTGATATAGAGaaggaagaaacagaagaaccaaaaggaaaaaagaaaaagaataaaaccaaacagttgaagaaacctcagaaaaacaaacccttATTGATTGATGTTGATCTCAATTTGTCTGCCTATGCCAATGCCAAAAA GTACTATGATCACAAAAGACATGCAGCCAAGAAAACTCAGAAGACAGTGGAAGCTGcagaaaag GCTTTTAAATCAGCTGAGAAGAAGACAAAGCAAACCCTGAGGGAAGTTCAGACTGTCACCACCATCCAGAAGGCCAGAAAGGTCTATTG GTTTGAGAAGTTCCTGTGGTTCATCAGCTCTGAGAATTACCTGGTGATTGCTGGCAGGGATCAGCAGCAGAACGAGCTGATCGTGAAGCGCTACCTCAGACCAG GGGACATCTACGTGCACGCGGATCTGCACGGAGCCACCAGCTGCGTCATCAAGAACCCCTCAG GGGAGCCCATCCCGCCGCGGACGCTGACGGAGGCGGGGACCATGGCCCTGTGCTACAGCGCCGCCTGGGACGCCCGCGTGGTCACCAGCGCCTGGTGGGTGTCCCACAGCCAG GTTTCTAAAACTGCCCCCACAGGAGAATATCTCACTACTGGCAGCTTCATGATCCGAG ggaaaaagaatTTCCTTCCACCTTCCTATCTGATGATGGGCTTCAGCTTCTTGTTTAAG GTGGAtgagagctgtgtgtggagGCACCGCGAGGAGAGGAAGGTCAAGGcccaggaggaggagctggacacggtttccagcagtgccagtgagCTGGTGGCTGAGGACGTGGAGCTCTTAG ATGGAGGAGACAGcagtgaggaggaaaaagctGAGGCTGAGACAGCTCCTGAGG GTGAGGAAGCTCCAGAGGATGTGGAAGCTCTGGAGGATGTGGAAGccacagctgagagcagccagggtgagcagggaggagggaacactcctgctgcagaggctggctccgaggaggaggatggagacTCTGAGGAGGAACATCCAGAGCCCCAGAGGGAGGTGAAGGAGGAAGAGGTGAATTATCCAGACACCACCATTGACCTGTCACACCTTCAGCCCCAGAG ATCCCTGCAGAAAATCATCCCCAGAGAGGAGGAGCCCAGCTTG ggtgacagcagggcccagggccGCAGGCATCTCTCTGCCAAGGAGAGGAG ggaaatgaagaaaaagaagcagcagaacaaCCCTGAGAACCTGGAGCTGTCTGAGGAGAAGCAGAAGGAGGCAGAGACAGAGACCCAGCCTGTGGCTGCTCCCAACTGCCccaaggcagctccagccccccAGCCCATCAAGAGGGGCCAGAAG AGTAAAATGAAGAAGATGAAGGAGAAGTACAGGGACCAGGACgaggaggacagggagctcATCATGAAGCTGCTGGGG TCTGCAGGCTCCAACAGGgaggacaaagggaaaaaagggaagaagggCAAGACAAAAGAAGAGGCAGCAAAGAAGCAACAGCAGAAACCCAAAGCCCAGCGTCGTGCAGCAGGAGGGGGCAAGGAGAGCCTGCCTGCAGGAATTGTGCTGCACGAGGCACAGGAGGCAGGCCTGGATGAGCTGCAGGAGGACAAG gaggagcaggagcaggagcagccaggactGGAG